The DNA region GCCAGTTCTGCGGCGGTGTCGTGGTGGCGCCGAAGAAGGTGATGACCGCTGCGCACTGCCTGAGTCGCCAGGCGCTCGGCGTTGATGTCGGCAGCGTGCGCGATCTGCGGATCATCGCGGGCCGCGACGCCCTGCGCGGGACGGGAGGCCAGGAGATACCCGTACGGGAGACGTGGACCAATCCGGGGTTCAGCCCCACCACGAACGCGGGGGACCTGGCTGTGCTCACACTCGCCGACGCGCTCCCCGAGAAGAACGTGATCCCGATGGCCGAATCCGGCGATGCGGCGTACGCACCGGGCACCGAGGCAGTCGTCTACGGATGGGGTGACACAACGGGCAACAGCGACTACGCGTCGTCGCTGCGGTCCGCGAAAGTGAGCGTTCTGCCCGACGCCGCGTGCGCGCAGGCCTACCCGGGCGGCAGGAACGGCACGTACGACGCCTCAGCGATGCTCTGCGCGGGCGAACTGCTGGGCGGGTACGACGCATGCCAGGGCGACAGTGGAGGGCCGCTGGTGGCCCGTGGGCGGCTCATCGGACTCGTGTCCTGGGGGAACGGCTGTGCCCGGGCGGGGAACCCTGGCGTGTACACACGGATCTCCGCCGCGATCGGCTGGATGCCGGAAGGCAGCTGAACGGCATCACCGCGTACGAGAACGGGCGGCTCCCCCCTTCGGGGAGCCGCCCGTCGGCAGGTCCGGGACCTGGCCCTTGCTCGTCGTGGATGCGAGGTGTCAGTGTTGTTCCTCTTCGGCGGCTTGGGCCTGCACAGCCGTGAGCCGGTCCGTCTCATCCTGTATTTCCGCGGCGATCTTCTTGAGTTCCGGCTCGAACTTGCGACCGTGGTGGGCGCAGAAGAGCAGTTCACCGCCGCTGATCAGGACGACGCGCAGATATGCCTGGGCGCCGCAACGGTCACAGCGGTCTGCTGCGGTCAGCGGGCTCGCGGGGGTCAGAACAGTAGTCACGTCGCCTCTTCTCTAGCTCGACGAGCTGTCGTACCAGGGTCAACATCCAACCAGGCCGAAAACGTTCCCGCTCGTGGCTTTTCTTCGAAACTTCTTCTCGAGATGGCTGTCTGTTGCCGGTTGGCGGCGAATGTGCCGTATTGCGTAGCGCTACGGTTTCGCGTTGCTTGTCTTGGTGGGATCCTCCCGGCTGGCTTGCCGGTTTGTTCATGAGGACGTGCCCGGAGCCTAAATGGTTCATGCCTGGAAGGGAACGTGATGTTCGCGTCACTCCTACGAGGGATCGAACGTGTATGCGAGGCTGGACTAGTGTGAGGGTTGTCGAAGGGTGGCGTTACAACCGCTCTACCAGGCCTCGGTACCCTCTCAGCGGCGACCGAAGCCGAGCCCGTTATCCACTGGGCCCCAAATGAAATTCAGCGAGGAGCGAACCGCGTGACCGCCGATACGTCCGTGCCGTCCACTGCGCTGCTGACCGGAGCAGACCGAGACGGTTCCAACTACACCGCGCGGCATCTGCTCGTACTCGAGGGGCTCGAAGCGGTTCGCAAGCGCCCCGGGATGTACATCGGGTCCACCGACAGCCGCGGACTCATGCACTGCCTCTGGGAGATCATCGACAACTCCGTCGACGAGGCTCTGGGCGGCTACTGCGATCACATCGAGGTCATCCTCCACGAAGACAATTCCGTGGAGGTCCGGGACAACGGGCGAGGCATCCCCGTCGATGTCGAGCCCAAGACGGGCCTGTCCGGCGTCGAGGTCGTGATGACCAAGCTGCACGCCGGCGGAAAGTTCGGCGGCGGTTCGTACGCCGCGTCGGGCGGTCTGCACGGCGTCGGTGCCTCCGTCGTCAACGCGCTCTCCGCCCGGCTGGACGTCGAGGTCGACCGCAGCAGCGCGACGCACTCGATCAGCTTCCGGCGCGGAGTCCCGGGGATCTTCACCGAGCAGGGGCCGGACAGCCCCTTCGACCCGGCAAACGGCCTGCTCAAGGGCAAGCGGGTACCGAAGGCGCGCACCGGCACCAGGGTGCGTTACTGGGCGGACCGGCAGATCTTCCTCAAGGACGCCAAGCTCAATCTGGAGACGCTCCACCAGCGGGCGCGGCAGACGGCCTTCCTCGTTCCGGGCCTCACGATCGTCGTCCGTGACGAACGCGGGCTCGACGGCGAGGGCAAGACCGAGGAGACCTTCCGCTTCGACGGTGGGATCAGCGAATTCTGCGAGTACCTCGCTCAGGACAAGGCGGTCTGCGACGTCCTGCGCCTGACCGGGCAGGGCACCTTCAAGGAGACCGTGCCGGTCCTGGACGAGCGCGGTCACATGACGGCGACCGAGGTCACGCGTGAGCTCGCCGTCGACATCGCCCTGCGCTGGGGCACCGGATACGACACCAACCTCAAGTCCTTCGTCAACATCATCGCCACCCCCAAGGGCGGCACGCATGTGACCGGATTCGAGCGCTCCGTGACCAAGACGGTCAACGAGGCGCTGCGCTCCGCCAAGCTGCTCCGCGTCGCCGAGGACGACATCGTCAAGGACGACGCTCTGGAGGGCCTCACCGCAGTGGTCACCGTGCGCCTGGCCGAGCCGCAGTTCGAGGGCCAGACCAAGGAGGTGCTCGGCACCTCGGCGGCCAACCGCATCGTCGCCAATGTCGTGGCCAAGGAACTCAAGGCGTTCCTGACCTCGACGAAGCGTGACGCGAAGGCCCAGGCCAGGGCGGTCCTGGACAAGGCCGTCGCGGCTGCCCGGACCCGCATCGCGGCCCGCCAGCACAAGGACGCGCAGCGTCGCAAGACGGCGCTGGAGTCCTCCTCGCTGCCGGCGAAGCTTGCCGACTGCCGCAGCGACGACGTGGACCGCAGCGAACTCTTCATCGTCGAGGGCGACTCCGCGCTCGGTACGGCCAAGCTCGCCCGGAACAGTGAGTTCCAGGCTCTGCTGCCGATCCGGGGCAAGATCCTCAACGTCCAGAAGGCGTCCGTCTCGGACATGCTGAAGAATGCCGAGTGCGGTGCGATCATCCAGGTCATAGGAGCCGGGTCCGGACGGACCTTCGACATCGACGCGGCCCGCTACGGGAAGATCGTCCTGCTGGTGGACGCCGACGTCGACGGCGCGCACATCCGTGTCCTGCTGCTGACGCTCTTCCAGCGGTACATGCGGCCCATGGTCGAGGCCGGACGGGTCTTCGCCGCGGTGCCCCCGCTGCATCGGATCGAGTTGGTCCAGCCGAAGAAGGGCCAGGACAAGTACATCTACACGTACTCGGACAACGAGCTGCGCCAGCGGCTGCTGGAACTCCAGCGGAAGAACGTCCGGTACAAGGACTCGATCCAGCGCTACAAGGGCCTGGGCGAGATGGACGCCGACCAGCTGGCCGAGACCACGATGGATCCGCGCCACCGCACCCTGCGGAGGATCAACATCGGCGACCTGGAAGCGTCCGAGCAGGTCTTCGATCTGCTGATGGGCAATGAGGTGGCGCCGCGCAAGGAGTTCATCACCAGCTCCGCGGCCACCCTGGACCGCTCGCGCATCGACGTCTGAGCGACGCCGTCTCCACCCACGGGTGGAGACGGCGCCTCCACCCGTGATCAACCCCTGAGCCGATGCTCCGGCCCGGCCGCTTCCGTAGCGTCGAAGGCGTTCAACCTTCCCGCACATCGGAGGCAGCCATGTCAGGGCTCGTCAATGTCCTGCTGATCGGCGCAGTGATCGCTGTCGTCGTCGTTCGCCAGTGCTCGGCACAGCAGATCTCGGACGACAGGCGTTGGTGGATCCTGCCGGGCGTTCTCCTCGTCCTGTCGCTGCGCGAGCCCGGACTGGCGGATCCGCGTCACGCGGCGCTGTCCACGGCGATCCTGGGCGCTGAGCTGGCGGTTGGGCTCGTGACAGGCGCCGGCTGGGCCTGGACCACCAGGCTGTGGCGCGAGGCGGACGGCTCGCTGTGGAGCAAGGGCACCAAGTCCACCGTCTTCGTCTGGGCAGGGGGACTGGCGCTGCGGGCGGCTCTCTACGGGGCTGCCGCACTGCTGGGCATATACCAGGGCACCGCGGCCCTTCTGTCTGCCCTCGCTGTGACGTTGGCGGTGCGTGGCGGTGTGCTGATGTGGCGGGCCGGGCAGATGCGTCCGGCGTACGGTGATGCCGCCGACGGGATGATGCCGAGGCCGGCATGGAGGGACCGCGTGTGACGCGCACGACCTGGACCAGCTGGCCGTCCTGGGAAGCCCTGGCAGGGACGAGCCGCACCCGTCCGCGAAAGGCGATCACCTGGTCCGTCCGGGCGGGACTGCTCACCGCCATGCTCTGGGGCACATTCAGCGGCGGACAGTTCGGGCCCTGGGAGATCGCGCTCGGTCTGGTGGGCGTACTGGGCTGCGCGTTCGCTTCATGGGCGTTCTTCCGGACCAGCCTGGAACACCGGCTGTGGCCGTCGCTCGGACTGCTGGCGCTGTTGATGCTGGCGGCGTTCGGGGCGCAACAGGCCGGTGCCGATGTGCCCGCGGTGATCCTGTGGTGCGGCTGCGCCATCGCTGCACTGGAGCGGTTGCCGCTCACGGCGGGCCTCCCGGCCACGGCCGTCGCACTCGGCGCGTACGCCGCCGTCAACACCGATGGCTGGCTCTCCACCGCCATGTCCACAGCAGGTCTCTCGCTGGCGGGCTATGTGCTCCGGCTGGATGCCGAGGCGCGGGGCAGTGCCCAGAGGCTCCTGGTGCAGGAGCGTGCGGCCCGCGCGGCGGAGGCGGAGACGGCCGCGCTGGACGAGCGGGCCAGGATCGCGCGGGAGATACACGATGTGCTCGCCCACAGCCTCTCCGCCCAGCTGGTGCATCTGGAGGCGGCGCGGCTGCTGATCGAGCGGGAGCCCGCGGGGGAGTTCCGGGACCAGGTACTGGAGCGGGTCGTGGCTGCGCGTTCCATGGCGCGTGAGGGGCTCGTGGAGACCCGTCAGGCTCTCTCCGCGCTCCGGGGGGAGGTGTCTCCCGTGGAGGACTTCCTGCGGCAGTTGGTGGCCGTGGATCCGGGGGAGGTCAGTGTGGCGGGGAAGCAGCGGACGCTGACGGCCGAGGCGTCGCAGACGGTCCGGAGGGTGGCGCAGGAGGCCCTGACCAATGTGCGCAAGCACGCACCGGGGGCCAGGGTTCTCGTGCGGCTGGAGTATCTGCCGGACGAAGTCGCCCTGGAGGTCAGGGATTCGGGTGGACGAAGACCCGAGGGCGAGCTGTCCGGCAGTGGCTCCGGATACGGTCTGCTCGGGATGAGGGAACGGGCCGAGCTGATGGGCGGGACGCTGGAGGCCGGCCACGGCGAGGAGGGTTTCGTGGTGAGTCTGCGGGTGCCCGCGTGAACGCGCGGGTCGTGGTAGCCGACGACCAGTCGGTGGTGCGTGAGGGGATCGTGATGCTGCTGGGGCTGTTGCCGGGAATCGAGGTGGTCGGATCGGCGAAGGACGGCGAGGAGGCCGTGGCGCTCGTGGCCGAACTGGCCCCCGATGTCGTTCTGATGGATCTGCGGATGCCCCGGTGCGACGGGGCGGAGGCGACACGGCGGATCCGTAAAGACCATCCAGGGACCCAGGTGGTGGTGCTCACGACATTCGCGGACGACGACTCGCTCTTCCCCGCGCTGCAGGCCGGAGCCCGCGGCTATCTCACCAAGGACGCCGGGGGCGAGGAGATCGTGCGGGCCATCCAGGCCGTACTGTCCGGCGAAGTCGGCCTCTCGCCGAGCGTGCAGCGCCGTCTGCTGGAGCGCGTGACCACGGGCCCGCCGCTGCCCCCGACGGCCCCCGAGCCGCAGTTGCCCGACGGACTGACACCACGTGAGCTGGAAGTGCTGGTGCTGATCGCGGAGGGCCTGTCCAATCTGGAGATCGCCCGCAAACTGCACATTTCGCTGGCCACCGTGAAAAGCCACATCAACAATCTCTTCGCCAAGGCTGGAGTGCGTGACCGGGCACAGGCCGTTCGCTATGCGTACGTTCGGGGCCTCGCACAGCCGCCCGGATGAACCGTCACCTGAAGAGGTGAAGACCGGCGAATGAAGTGCCCGGGATCTTCCCGATCTGCCCATTCTTGGGTACACGGCCGAAGTGGTCCGTGGACAAGGGGAGTTGTTCCGTGGAGAAGGAAGCAGGGCGTGAGGCCGCAGCGATGCGACTCGACGACCCGTGGTACGACGTGCTGGCCTCCGGATGGGGCGAGCTGGACGGTACAGGGAGTTTCGCTCCCGCCGGACCACCCGGGCCCGCAGACCCGCGGCGCGGCCACAGCGCGGCCGACATCTATCTGGAGGTGCAGCGCAGCGAGGCATTCCAGGAAGTGCGCCGCCGGTACCGGCGGTTCGTCGCCCCCGCCACCCTCGCCTTCCTAGTCTGGTACCTCGTCTATGTCGTCGCCGCGGTCACCGCGCCCGGAGTGATGGCCCGCCCGGTGGCGGGGGCGGTCAATGTCGCGATGGTCGCGGGGCTCGGGCAGTTCCTCACGACCTTCCTTCTCACCGGGGCGTACGCGCGCCACGCACGGTTGCGCAGGGACCGGGCCGCACTCGATCTGCGTTGGGAGACACAGGAGATGACGCGGGGGGCCGGGCGGTGAACGGGGACCACCAGACGCTGGCGCTCCTGCTGTTCAGCGCCTTCATCGCAGTGACGCTCGCCATCACCACCTGGGTGAGCCGTAACCGCCATGGCTCGGCGGAGGAGTTCTACGCGGGCGGTCGTCTGTTCTCCCCCATGGAGAACGGTTTCGCCATCGCAGGCGACTACATGTCGGCCGCGTCGTTCCTCGGCATCTCCGGTCTGATCGCCCTCTTCGGCTACGACGGCATGCTCTATTCGGTCGGCTTCCTCGTCGCCTGGCTCGTCGTCCTGCTGCTGGTCGCCGAACTGGTGCGCAACTGCGGCCGGTTCACGCTCGCCGACGTGGTGGCGGCGCGGATGGCGGAGCGCCCGGTCCGGATCGCGGCGGGCACTTCCTCCGTCACCGTCTCCGTGCTCTATCTGGTGGCGCAGATGGTGGGTGCGGGCAGCCTGGTCGCTCTGCTCCTCGGCGGTACGAGCGGCGCCGCCCGCTCCTGGACCGTCATCGGCGTCGGGGCGCTCATGGTCATCTATGTGTCGCTCGGCGGGATGCGCGCCACCACCTGGATCCAGATCGTCAAGGCCGTTCTGCTGATGGCGGGAGCGATCGTGCTCACCGTTCTCGTCCTGCTCCGCTTCCACGGCGATTTCAACGCCCTGCTCAACTCCGCCGCCGAGCGGAGCGGGCACGGAAGCCGGTTCCTCGGGCCAGGTCTCCGGTACGGCGGAACGTGGACCGCGCGCATCGACTTCATCAGCCTGGGGCTGGCCCTGGTACTCGGTACGGCCGGGCTGCCGCACATCCTGTCGCGGTTCTACACCGTGCCCACCGCCCGTGCGGCCCGCCGTTCCGTCGTCTGGTCGATCGGACTCATCGGCAGCTTCTACCTGATGACGATCGCGCTCGGATTCGGGGCAGCCGCTCTGGTCGGTTCGGCCGATGTGCGGGCGTCCAACGCCGCGGGCAACACGGCGATCCCGCTGCTGGCCATGGAGCTCGGCGGCGGTGAGGGGTCCACCGGAGGCGCGATCCTGTTCGCCGTGGTCGCCGCAGTCGCCTTCGCGACCATCCTCGCGGTCGTCGCGGGGATCACCCTCGCCTCGTCCGCCTCCGTGGCCCATGACCTCTACGCCTCGCTCAGGCACCCGGGCGCCAAGCAGTACAGCGAGGTCGCCGTGGCCAGGGTGGCCGCGGCCGCGATCGGGGTGGCCGCCATCGGGCTCGGTCTGGTCGCCCAGGACCTGAATGTGGCGTTCCTGGTGGGACTCGCCTTCGCCGTCGCGGCCTCGGCCAACCTTCCGGTGCTCCTGTACTCCCTGTTCTGGCGGAACTTCACCACCCGGGGCGCGGTCTGGTCCGTCTACGGCGGGCTGATTCCCGCCGTGCTGCTCGTGCTGCTCTCCCCGGTTGTTTCCGGCAGCCCCGCCTCGCTCTTCCCGGGCGTCGACTTCCAGCTCTTCCCGCTGGAGAACCCCGGACTGGTCTCCATCCCCCTGGGCTTCCTGGCCGGCTGGGTCGGAACGGTCACCTCCACCGATCCGCCCGACGAAGCCAAGCACGCGGAGACCGAGGTCCGTGCACTGACCGGGGCGGGCGCGGTGTAGCCCCACGCCACCGAGCCACCGCAGCGCACCACCGCACCGCACCATACGGCCAGGCCCGGAGCGGTCAGGCCTGCGCGCCGGTGGACCAGGTGTAGCGGTGTTCCGGGCGCCCCGTCTCGCCGTACCGCAGTGTCAGTCGCACCCTGCCGGTCCTTTCCAGCAGCTTCAGATAGCGCTGGGCGGTCTGCCTGCTCATGCCGGCGCTCTCCGCGATCTCCTGCGCGGAGAGCGGCCCGTCCGCGCTCCGGAGCGCCTGCCTGACCAGTTCCGCCGTGGTCGGTGAGTGCCCCTTGGGCAGATCGGGCTCGCCCGCCGCCCACAGGGCGCCGAAGAGCCGGTCCACCTCACCCTGTTCCGCCTCGCCGCCGCGTTCCAGCGTCTGGCGCAGCGCCGCGTACGCCTCCAGTTTGGTGCGCAGCCCCGAGTACGTGAACGGCTTCACCAGGTACTGCAGGGCGCCGTGGCGCATGGCCTCCTGCACGGTGACGACGTCGCGCGCCGCCGTCACCATGATCACGTCGGTGTGGTGGCCGAGCCTGCGCAGCTCCCGCACCATGGCCAGGCCGTTGCGGTCGGGCATGTAGTGGTCCAGCAGCACCAGGTCCACGCGCCGGCTCTCGATCGTGGCGAGGGCTTCGGCGGCGGAGTGCGCCTGGGCGGTCACCCGGAATCCCGGCACCCTGGAGACATAGGCCGCATTGACCTTCGCGACCCGGATGTCGTCGTCCACGACCAGGACCTCGATCACTGAGCTTCTCCCGCGATGCCGGTATGCGATTCGGTCATTTCCGGTCCCACTCCGGATCCAGTTGCTTCCGGTTCCGTCACGTCCGGTTCCGTCAGGTTCTTGTCGGCAAGGGCCTCAGGCAGCACGACGGTGAACTCGGCGCCGCCGTCCACGGCCCCGTCGACGGTGACGCTGCCACCCTGTCGTTCCGCCAGCCGCCGCACCAGGGCGAGGCCCAGGCCGCGCTTGCCGTGCGCCGGGACTTCCTTCGTCGACCAGCCCTCCGTGAAGATCGATTCACGCTGCCCGGGCGGAACTCCCGGGCCGTTGTCGCGGACCCGCAGGACCACCGTACGGGCCTCCGCGCGCAGGCCCACCTCGACCAGAGCGCCGTCCGCTCCGGCCGACGCGTCCAGTGCGTTGTCCACGAGGTTGCCGACGACCGTGACCAGCCCACGAGGGTCCACCAGCCGGTCCGGGAGCAGCGTCCCCGGGGCCATGCGCAGTGCGACACCGCGCTCCGCCGCCACTGTCGCCTTGCCGACCAGGAGCGCGGCCAGCAGCGGGTCGTGCACCTTCTCGGTTACCTGCTCGGCGGTTGCCCGGTGGACGCCCACGACCTCGGTGACGTACTCCATGGCGTCCTCGTGCATGTCCAGTTCCAGCAGCCCCAGGAGCGTGTGCAACCGGTTGGCGTGCTCGTGGTCCTGGGCCCGCAGCGCGTCGATCAGGCCGCGCGTCGAGTCGAGCTCGCGGCCGAGGTGTTCGAGTTCGGTGCGGTCGCGGAGGGTGGCGACGGCGCCGCCGTCGTCGGTCGGCATCCGGTTGGCGAGCAGGACCCGGGTGCCCTGCACCGTCAGCAGATCGTCGCCGAGTACCCGGCCCGCCAGCACATCGGCCGTCCGCCCCGCGAGCACGGTGTCCAGCGGGCGGCCCGCGGCGTCGGGGCCGAGCCCGAGCAGCCGCTGCGCCTCGTCGTTCAGCAGCCGTATCCGGCCCGTCCGGTCGAGTGCGACGACCCCTTCCCTGATGCCGTGCAGCATCGCCTCGCGCTCCGTCAGCAGCGCGGAGATGTCGGAGAACGCGAGGTCGTGGGTCTGCCGCTGGAGACGTCGGGAGATCAGATAGGCGGCCAGTGCCCCGACGGCGAGCGCACCGCCCGCGTAGGCGAACAGCCCGGGGATCGCAGCGACGAGCCGGGCGCGGACACTGTCGTACGCGATACCGACGGAGACGGCGCCCACGATGTGCTGCGCCTCGTCGTGCAGCGGCACCTTCCCGCGGGCCGAGCGGCCGAGCGTCCCGCTGTCGATCTCCATGACATTCCGGCCCGCGAGCGCGTCGCTCGGGTCGGTGGAGACGACCCTGCCGATCTCGTCGGCGTCGGTGTGCGACCAGCGCACCCCGCGCCGGTCCATGACGACGACGTACTCGGCGCCGGTGGCGCGCCTGACCCGCTCGGCCGCGGACTGCACGGGTCCGGTGGGGGACGGGTCCGTGGCGAGCAGCGACTCGGTGATCTGCGGCTGGGCCGCCGTACTCTGCGCGATGGCCAGGGCACGGCGCATCGCCTGGTCGTCGAGCTGGGCGCTGAGGGGTGCCAGGAAGAGACCGGTGGCGAGCACGGTGACGCCGGTCGCGATGGCCAGCTGCATCAGCAGGACCTGGGAGAAGACCCGCTGCGGCCAGCCGAGCCGGCGTGCTCTCCTGGCGGTGGGCGGTGGGGCGCTCATCGTATGAACGGTAAAGGGCATTCCGGTGCTTTCCGAAATTCCCCTCGCGGAGTCCCCCGTGAGCTTCCCTACGGACTGTCTATAGCGGCGGTCCACCCGTGGCGGTGGGCAGCGGCTGAGGCGGACGAGGGCCGCCGTACTGGCCGCTGGGACGCATCCGCAGGGGCCGTTCTCCGTACTCCTCCAGGGCATGGGCGATCCAGCCGGCCGTGCGGGACACCGCGAACACCGTCTCACCCGCCTCCGCGGACATGCCGCAGGCGACCGAGAGCACGGCGAGCGCCAGGTCGACATTGGCGTGCAGGGGGGCGTGCCGGGCCGTCGTGGTGACCACATCGCGTGCCGCGGCGAGCGCCGCGGCCGCCTGCGGCACCTGGGCGAGCAGGGCGAACAGCGCCCGTGCCCGCGGATCCTCGGAGGTGTAGAGACGGTGGCCGAGCCCGGGCACCCTGCGTCCGGTACGGAGGTGGTCCGCGACCACAGGGACCGCGCTGCCCCGCTCCAGGACCTCGGTCAGCATCCGGTGCGCCAGCCCGCTCGCCGCCCCGTGCAGCGGGCCCTCCAGGACTCCGAGGCCCGCGGAGACCACCGCGTACGGATGGGCACGGGCGGATGCGGCGACCCTGGCGGCCAGTGTCGACGCCGCGAGATCGTGGTCGATCAGCAGGGCGAGGGCGGCGTCCAGCGCGGCGACCGACGGTTCGTCGGCCGGCCGTGCGGTGAGCTTCGGCCACAGCTGCCGGGCCAGTCGGGCGCCGCTCGCCTCCGCCTGCTCCCCGGTTCCCTCAACCGTCGACGGAGCGCCCGCGACCCCGGGCAGTGCGCCGACCAGGGTCGGAACGAGGCTCCGCGCGCCGGCGAGCACCGACTCGCGCGAGAGGTCGAAACGGAGCGGATCGGCGGTCGCCGAGGCGACCACCGCCACGCGCAACCGGTCCGTCGAGCCGCTGTGCGGGGGCAGCGCGTCGACCGCCCGGCGCGCCGCGGCCAGCGCCTCGACCGGTGCCGTGAAGCGGATGCCGGGCCGCAGATCACCGGTCCAGAGCCACTCGGCGACCTCCTCGTAGGCGTACTGACGAGCCAGCTCCGTCGCGTCGACGCCACGGAAGTAGTAGCGGTCGCCCTCGATCAGCGTGATGCCGGTACGGAAGACCAGATCGCCGGTGGCGGGGGAGGGGGCCTTGCGGCCCGTCCGGCGGGCCAGCGCGTCGACCTCCGCGGCGTCGAACGTGCTGCCGCGTCCGCCCGGAGCGCGCCTGCTGCTCAGCTGGCCCCGACTGACGTACGCGTACACCGTCTCGGGCTTCACCCCGAGACGCTCGGCCGCCTCCCGGGTGCTCAGCCGCTGCGGAGCCATTGCCTCCGGACCGTCGCCGGACGCTGCTTGATCCTTCATGCCGACACCGTATCCATATTGATTCAATCAATGTTGACAGGATTCAAGTCAATCATGGAAGGTCGAAATCAATATCAATGAGACCCGCCGGGACGCTCACGGAGGAAGAGATGCCGACCATGACCAGCGGAACCCCGCTCGACGTACCCCGAGGCCTCGCGGGTGTCGTCGTCACCGACACGGCCCTCGGTGACGTCCGAGGACGCGAGGGCTTCTACCACTACCGGCAGTACTCGGCGATCGAACTGGCGCAATCCCGCAGCTTCGAGGACGTCTGGTACCTGATGTTCGAGGGCACGCTGCCCGACGCCGCGGCCCGTGCCGAATTCGCCGCCCGCACCGCCGCCCTGCGCCGGCTGCCCGCCGAGGTGAGCGGGGTGCTGCCCGCCATCGCGCGGGCGGGAGCTGTCTCCGGGCCCCTGGCCGGTCTGCGTACAGCCCTCTCGCTCCTCGGTGCCTCGGCCGGCTTCCG from Streptomyces sp. NBC_01591 includes:
- a CDS encoding S1 family peptidase, whose translation is MSRTVFRTLTGAFALVAATALIPLGFPARAAEDGIVIGGQPAHVKDSPWVVALSSRDRFGDARAGQFCGGVVVAPKKVMTAAHCLSRQALGVDVGSVRDLRIIAGRDALRGTGGQEIPVRETWTNPGFSPTTNAGDLAVLTLADALPEKNVIPMAESGDAAYAPGTEAVVYGWGDTTGNSDYASSLRSAKVSVLPDAACAQAYPGGRNGTYDASAMLCAGELLGGYDACQGDSGGPLVARGRLIGLVSWGNGCARAGNPGVYTRISAAIGWMPEGS
- a CDS encoding DUF7455 domain-containing protein; translation: MTTVLTPASPLTAADRCDRCGAQAYLRVVLISGGELLFCAHHGRKFEPELKKIAAEIQDETDRLTAVQAQAAEEEQH
- a CDS encoding DNA gyrase/topoisomerase IV subunit B translates to MTADTSVPSTALLTGADRDGSNYTARHLLVLEGLEAVRKRPGMYIGSTDSRGLMHCLWEIIDNSVDEALGGYCDHIEVILHEDNSVEVRDNGRGIPVDVEPKTGLSGVEVVMTKLHAGGKFGGGSYAASGGLHGVGASVVNALSARLDVEVDRSSATHSISFRRGVPGIFTEQGPDSPFDPANGLLKGKRVPKARTGTRVRYWADRQIFLKDAKLNLETLHQRARQTAFLVPGLTIVVRDERGLDGEGKTEETFRFDGGISEFCEYLAQDKAVCDVLRLTGQGTFKETVPVLDERGHMTATEVTRELAVDIALRWGTGYDTNLKSFVNIIATPKGGTHVTGFERSVTKTVNEALRSAKLLRVAEDDIVKDDALEGLTAVVTVRLAEPQFEGQTKEVLGTSAANRIVANVVAKELKAFLTSTKRDAKAQARAVLDKAVAAARTRIAARQHKDAQRRKTALESSSLPAKLADCRSDDVDRSELFIVEGDSALGTAKLARNSEFQALLPIRGKILNVQKASVSDMLKNAECGAIIQVIGAGSGRTFDIDAARYGKIVLLVDADVDGAHIRVLLLTLFQRYMRPMVEAGRVFAAVPPLHRIELVQPKKGQDKYIYTYSDNELRQRLLELQRKNVRYKDSIQRYKGLGEMDADQLAETTMDPRHRTLRRINIGDLEASEQVFDLLMGNEVAPRKEFITSSAATLDRSRIDV
- a CDS encoding DUF1453 domain-containing protein: MSGLVNVLLIGAVIAVVVVRQCSAQQISDDRRWWILPGVLLVLSLREPGLADPRHAALSTAILGAELAVGLVTGAGWAWTTRLWREADGSLWSKGTKSTVFVWAGGLALRAALYGAAALLGIYQGTAALLSALAVTLAVRGGVLMWRAGQMRPAYGDAADGMMPRPAWRDRV
- a CDS encoding sensor histidine kinase, yielding MTRTTWTSWPSWEALAGTSRTRPRKAITWSVRAGLLTAMLWGTFSGGQFGPWEIALGLVGVLGCAFASWAFFRTSLEHRLWPSLGLLALLMLAAFGAQQAGADVPAVILWCGCAIAALERLPLTAGLPATAVALGAYAAVNTDGWLSTAMSTAGLSLAGYVLRLDAEARGSAQRLLVQERAARAAEAETAALDERARIAREIHDVLAHSLSAQLVHLEAARLLIEREPAGEFRDQVLERVVAARSMAREGLVETRQALSALRGEVSPVEDFLRQLVAVDPGEVSVAGKQRTLTAEASQTVRRVAQEALTNVRKHAPGARVLVRLEYLPDEVALEVRDSGGRRPEGELSGSGSGYGLLGMRERAELMGGTLEAGHGEEGFVVSLRVPA
- a CDS encoding response regulator transcription factor, which gives rise to MNARVVVADDQSVVREGIVMLLGLLPGIEVVGSAKDGEEAVALVAELAPDVVLMDLRMPRCDGAEATRRIRKDHPGTQVVVLTTFADDDSLFPALQAGARGYLTKDAGGEEIVRAIQAVLSGEVGLSPSVQRRLLERVTTGPPLPPTAPEPQLPDGLTPRELEVLVLIAEGLSNLEIARKLHISLATVKSHINNLFAKAGVRDRAQAVRYAYVRGLAQPPG
- a CDS encoding DUF485 domain-containing protein; its protein translation is MRLDDPWYDVLASGWGELDGTGSFAPAGPPGPADPRRGHSAADIYLEVQRSEAFQEVRRRYRRFVAPATLAFLVWYLVYVVAAVTAPGVMARPVAGAVNVAMVAGLGQFLTTFLLTGAYARHARLRRDRAALDLRWETQEMTRGAGR
- a CDS encoding solute symporter family protein, which encodes MNGDHQTLALLLFSAFIAVTLAITTWVSRNRHGSAEEFYAGGRLFSPMENGFAIAGDYMSAASFLGISGLIALFGYDGMLYSVGFLVAWLVVLLLVAELVRNCGRFTLADVVAARMAERPVRIAAGTSSVTVSVLYLVAQMVGAGSLVALLLGGTSGAARSWTVIGVGALMVIYVSLGGMRATTWIQIVKAVLLMAGAIVLTVLVLLRFHGDFNALLNSAAERSGHGSRFLGPGLRYGGTWTARIDFISLGLALVLGTAGLPHILSRFYTVPTARAARRSVVWSIGLIGSFYLMTIALGFGAAALVGSADVRASNAAGNTAIPLLAMELGGGEGSTGGAILFAVVAAVAFATILAVVAGITLASSASVAHDLYASLRHPGAKQYSEVAVARVAAAAIGVAAIGLGLVAQDLNVAFLVGLAFAVAASANLPVLLYSLFWRNFTTRGAVWSVYGGLIPAVLLVLLSPVVSGSPASLFPGVDFQLFPLENPGLVSIPLGFLAGWVGTVTSTDPPDEAKHAETEVRALTGAGAV
- a CDS encoding DUF7342 family protein yields the protein MIEVLVVDDDIRVAKVNAAYVSRVPGFRVTAQAHSAAEALATIESRRVDLVLLDHYMPDRNGLAMVRELRRLGHHTDVIMVTAARDVVTVQEAMRHGALQYLVKPFTYSGLRTKLEAYAALRQTLERGGEAEQGEVDRLFGALWAAGEPDLPKGHSPTTAELVRQALRSADGPLSAQEIAESAGMSRQTAQRYLKLLERTGRVRLTLRYGETGRPEHRYTWSTGAQA